Proteins encoded in a region of the Esox lucius isolate fEsoLuc1 chromosome 9, fEsoLuc1.pri, whole genome shotgun sequence genome:
- the lpar2b gene encoding lysophosphatidic acid receptor 2b isoform X4 has product MEGNCYNNETISFFYNRSGKNISKEWRTQDYVVVSLGLTVCIIVILANILVMVAIFTNRRFHFPIYYLLGNLAAADLFAGISYLYLMFHTGPWTMKLSTQEWFLRQNLIDTSLTASVANLLAIAVERHQTIFTMQLHSQMTNRRVILLISGIWATAIFMGMVPAMGWHCLCNLNSCSTMAPMYSKSYLVFWAVLNLLTFFIMMAVYTRIFVYVRHKSQRMSQHTSETRQKETVVNLMKTVSMILGCFVICWTPGLVLLMLDGMGCKSCQVLRFEKYCLVLAECNSLVNPIIYSFRDKEMLLTFKRILCCLCRRGNDRKNTLSGVHFNTLEQE; this is encoded by the exons ATGGAAGGGAACTGTTACAATAACGAGACGATCAGTTTCTTCTACAACCGGAGTGGCAAGAACATCAGCAAGGAATGGCGGACGCAGGACTACGTGGTGGTGAGCCTCGGCCTCACCGTCTGCATCATTGTCATCCTCGCCAACATCCTGGTCATGGTGGCCATCTTCACCAACCGAAGATTCCACTTCCCCATCTACTACCTGTTAG GGAACCTGGCGGCAGCTGACCTGTTTGCGGGTATCTCCTACTTGTATCTGATGTTCCACACTGGACCCTGGACAATGAAGCTGTCCACGCAGGAGTGGTTCCTCCGCCAG AACCTAATCGACACCAGCCTCACAGCGTCGGTGGCCAACCTGCTGGCCATTGCGGTCGAGCGCCACCAGACCATCTTCACCATGCAGCTCCACAGCCAGATGACTAACCGGCGCGTGATCCTCCTGATCTCCGGGATCTGGGCCACAGCCATATTCATGGGCATGGTGCCGGCGATGGGCTGgcactgcctgtgcaacctgaatagCTGCTCCACCATGGCGCCCATGTACAGCAAGTCCTACCTGGTGTTCTGGGCCGTGCTCAACCTGCTCACCTTCTTCATCATGATGGCCGTGTACACCAGGATCTTCGTCTATGTGCGACACAAGAGCCAGAGGATGTCCCAGCACACGTCAGAGACGCGGCAGAAGGAGACTGTGGTGAACCTGATGAAGACTGTGTCCATGATTCTGG GTTGCTTCGTGATCTGCTGGACCCCTGGCCTGGTGCTGTTGATGCTGGACGGCATGGGCTGCAAGTCATGCCAGGTCCTGCGCTTTGAGAAGTACTGCCTCGTCCTGGCAGAGTGCAACTCCCTGGTCAACCCCATCATCTACAGCTTCAGGGACAAGGAGATGCTGCTGACCTTCAAGAGGATCCTCTGCTGTCTCTGTCGCCGCGGGAACGACCGGAAAAACACGCTGTCCGGCGTGCACTTCAACACCCTGGAGCAAGAG TGA
- the lpar2b gene encoding lysophosphatidic acid receptor 2b isoform X1: MEGNCYNNETISFFYNRSGKNISKEWRTQDYVVVSLGLTVCIIVILANILVMVAIFTNRRFHFPIYYLLGNLAAADLFAGISYLYLMFHTGPWTMKLSTQEWFLRQNLIDTSLTASVANLLAIAVERHQTIFTMQLHSQMTNRRVILLISGIWATAIFMGMVPAMGWHCLCNLNSCSTMAPMYSKSYLVFWAVLNLLTFFIMMAVYTRIFVYVRHKSQRMSQHTSETRQKETVVNLMKTVSMILGCFVICWTPGLVLLMLDGMGCKSCQVLRFEKYCLVLAECNSLVNPIIYSFRDKEMLLTFKRILCCLCRRGNDRKNTLSGVHFNTLEQEVLSESNGDSHLDGRNDGSNDSSHHGNHSTRTARPR, from the exons ATGGAAGGGAACTGTTACAATAACGAGACGATCAGTTTCTTCTACAACCGGAGTGGCAAGAACATCAGCAAGGAATGGCGGACGCAGGACTACGTGGTGGTGAGCCTCGGCCTCACCGTCTGCATCATTGTCATCCTCGCCAACATCCTGGTCATGGTGGCCATCTTCACCAACCGAAGATTCCACTTCCCCATCTACTACCTGTTAG GGAACCTGGCGGCAGCTGACCTGTTTGCGGGTATCTCCTACTTGTATCTGATGTTCCACACTGGACCCTGGACAATGAAGCTGTCCACGCAGGAGTGGTTCCTCCGCCAG AACCTAATCGACACCAGCCTCACAGCGTCGGTGGCCAACCTGCTGGCCATTGCGGTCGAGCGCCACCAGACCATCTTCACCATGCAGCTCCACAGCCAGATGACTAACCGGCGCGTGATCCTCCTGATCTCCGGGATCTGGGCCACAGCCATATTCATGGGCATGGTGCCGGCGATGGGCTGgcactgcctgtgcaacctgaatagCTGCTCCACCATGGCGCCCATGTACAGCAAGTCCTACCTGGTGTTCTGGGCCGTGCTCAACCTGCTCACCTTCTTCATCATGATGGCCGTGTACACCAGGATCTTCGTCTATGTGCGACACAAGAGCCAGAGGATGTCCCAGCACACGTCAGAGACGCGGCAGAAGGAGACTGTGGTGAACCTGATGAAGACTGTGTCCATGATTCTGG GTTGCTTCGTGATCTGCTGGACCCCTGGCCTGGTGCTGTTGATGCTGGACGGCATGGGCTGCAAGTCATGCCAGGTCCTGCGCTTTGAGAAGTACTGCCTCGTCCTGGCAGAGTGCAACTCCCTGGTCAACCCCATCATCTACAGCTTCAGGGACAAGGAGATGCTGCTGACCTTCAAGAGGATCCTCTGCTGTCTCTGTCGCCGCGGGAACGACCGGAAAAACACGCTGTCCGGCGTGCACTTCAACACCCTGGAGCAAGAGGTACTCTCCGAGAGCAACGGCGACAGTCACCTTGACGGCCGCAATGACGGCAGCAATGACAGTAGTCACCACGGAAACCACTCCACCAGAACCGCCAGGCCACGCTAG
- the lpar2b gene encoding lysophosphatidic acid receptor 2b isoform X3: MEGNCYNNETISFFYNRSGKNISKEWRTQDYVVVSLGLTVCIIVILANILVMVAIFTNRRFHFPIYYLLGNLAAADLFAGISYLYLMFHTGPWTMKLSTQEWFLRQNLIDTSLTASVANLLAIAVERHQTIFTMQLHSQMTNRRVILLISGIWATAIFMGMVPAMGWHCLCNLNSCSTMAPMYSKSYLVFWAVLNLLTFFIMMAVYTRIFVYVRHKSQRMSQHTSETRQKETVVNLMKTVSMILGCFVICWTPGLVLLMLDGMGCKSCQVLRFEKYCLVLAECNSLVNPIIYSFRDKEMLLTFKRILCCLCRRGNDRKNTLSGVHFNTLEQETYKIRDVEPAEKVNGTSLVLKGAEDTVTSSES; the protein is encoded by the exons ATGGAAGGGAACTGTTACAATAACGAGACGATCAGTTTCTTCTACAACCGGAGTGGCAAGAACATCAGCAAGGAATGGCGGACGCAGGACTACGTGGTGGTGAGCCTCGGCCTCACCGTCTGCATCATTGTCATCCTCGCCAACATCCTGGTCATGGTGGCCATCTTCACCAACCGAAGATTCCACTTCCCCATCTACTACCTGTTAG GGAACCTGGCGGCAGCTGACCTGTTTGCGGGTATCTCCTACTTGTATCTGATGTTCCACACTGGACCCTGGACAATGAAGCTGTCCACGCAGGAGTGGTTCCTCCGCCAG AACCTAATCGACACCAGCCTCACAGCGTCGGTGGCCAACCTGCTGGCCATTGCGGTCGAGCGCCACCAGACCATCTTCACCATGCAGCTCCACAGCCAGATGACTAACCGGCGCGTGATCCTCCTGATCTCCGGGATCTGGGCCACAGCCATATTCATGGGCATGGTGCCGGCGATGGGCTGgcactgcctgtgcaacctgaatagCTGCTCCACCATGGCGCCCATGTACAGCAAGTCCTACCTGGTGTTCTGGGCCGTGCTCAACCTGCTCACCTTCTTCATCATGATGGCCGTGTACACCAGGATCTTCGTCTATGTGCGACACAAGAGCCAGAGGATGTCCCAGCACACGTCAGAGACGCGGCAGAAGGAGACTGTGGTGAACCTGATGAAGACTGTGTCCATGATTCTGG GTTGCTTCGTGATCTGCTGGACCCCTGGCCTGGTGCTGTTGATGCTGGACGGCATGGGCTGCAAGTCATGCCAGGTCCTGCGCTTTGAGAAGTACTGCCTCGTCCTGGCAGAGTGCAACTCCCTGGTCAACCCCATCATCTACAGCTTCAGGGACAAGGAGATGCTGCTGACCTTCAAGAGGATCCTCTGCTGTCTCTGTCGCCGCGGGAACGACCGGAAAAACACGCTGTCCGGCGTGCACTTCAACACCCTGGAGCAAGAG
- the LOC105005715 gene encoding bromodomain-containing protein 4 — translation MGDGLEAGSSLDPPPRPLLFNPPPPETWNPSRPKRQTNQLQFLQKVVLKTLWKHHFSWPFQAPVDAIKLCLPDYYRIIKVPMDMGTIKKRLENGYYDNAQECIQDFNTMFTNCYIYNKPGDDIVLMAEALEKMFLQRISEMPQEETEIPVVTKGRRGGRREAGLLSKSDSGQDSSPSSTPHTRGFSSPSPSPQTRGLPVPQGPPILPPTLPPQTQPACVPPTPPSLGPQPIAPFPVSTLDVLAQGVTSVPAHPGLLPANPPVLKSTKPPTKHRKSQKRKADTTTPTANDQLSESSPVSMEPRPRRESSSRPPKQPKRNPAQPDSQHHLGLGAGVTGDVAGVIGGAQTSRSPKRQEQLWYCAGLVKEMLSKKHVAYGWPFYKPVDARALGLHDYHDIIKHPMDLGTIKNKLDDRQYRDAQEFAADVRLMFSNCYKYNPPDHDVVAMARKLQDVFEMRFAKMPDEPEETASVPAPAPSTRPAPPPAPRPPSSSDSSSSESESSEGGSEHDRAQRLAELQEQLKAVHEQLAALSTPQAAKPKRKEREKEREKKKKDKHKKKMGGEEPPEVPPPAVLQPARKSKNSKEPEATPKKIKKTSKREWVKNSRPGVAPPPTPLIPSASLEAEDDTGVGGAGERCQPMSYEEKRQLSLDINKLPGDKLGRVVHIIQSREPSLKNSNPDEIEIDFETLKPSTLRELEKYVSTSLRKKKKTQPVEKALEVTSVMKMKTGSSSDSSDSSDSDDSDSGLAPRQQQKKSASSSKRPANPSGSRVTPPRPPSSGTQPAPLPLPPAPDTSLDSSLTFDPLASFLAPHLGRRGGDTDPSCEAPGGAAVGPAHLNPGSAHAAHLATPSAEGTHPFFSQHAVMASPALHNALPQQPSRPSSRAAPKPPQPPPSSLPPSSTPPPIQPPLPLSLPPSSASAPPANEPCLPLSLPQPSRPHLPSPPTPHGILGVSAQPPQALFEDDEEATPTNSETPLPLNQMQMYMLSLPPSLPPSLPPSVDDQPQPAMQTFASMQQQQQQQRLMTHTQPHTQPHTQLNQINKQQQINKQQQQINQQHQQQQIKQQLQQQQPSPRRQADPFSTGPLRKSPSPLMMHSPQMPQFQPMGQSPSQPRRPDQRGLLGVKEEKPPPFSPPLRNDTPQDNKHRSDVKPLDGSRPGPRLPESLAPPTSQQDSKLKQEAKTPIAPRKTPDVKLKNMGSWASLAQRSQSTPASAVRSSSDSFEQFRRAAREKEEREKQLRAQAEQARRDQGRLRGRDDEESVEQQGRGRVQEDSRRRQEQQSPLTPTPPASTPPTHSPQAPPTQPQATPSPSAAAQNALDQQRELARRREQERRRREAMADTIDINFQSDLMAIFEENLF, via the exons ATGGGAGACGGCTTGGAGGCGGGCAGCAGCCTAGATCCGCCCCCCCGGCCCCTCCTCTTCAATCCCCCGCCCCCTGAAACATGGAACCCGTCAAGGCCCAAACGACAGACCAACCAGCTACAG TTCCTACAGAAGGTGGTGTTGAAGACGCTGTGGAAACATCACTTCTCCTGGCCCTTCCAGGCCCCCGTCGACGCCATTAAACTATGCCTTCCT GACTACTACAGGATCATTAAAGTCCCCATGGACATGGGGACCATCAAGAAGAGGCTGGAGAACGGTTACTATGACAACGCACAGGAATGTATCCAGGACTTCAACACCATGTTCACCAACTGCTACATCTACaacaag CCTGGTGATGATATTGTCCTGATGGCTGAAGCTCTAGAGAAGATGTTCCTCCAGAGGATATCTGAGATGCCCCAGGAGGAGACTGAGATTCCTGTGGTTACCAAGGGGCGGAGAGGGGGAAGGCGAGAAGCAG GTCTGCTGTCTAAGTCTGACTCGGGCCAGGATTCATCTCCCTCCTCAACCCCCCACACCCGAGGGTTCTCCTCCCCGTCGCCTAGCCCTCAGACCCGGGGTCTTCCCGTGCCTCAGGGGCCCCCCATCCTCCCCCCGACCCTCCCTCCTCAGACCCAGCCGGCTTGCGTGCCCCCTACCCCTCCATCCCTTGGCCCCCAGCCGATAGCGCCCTTCCCCGTCAGCACCCTGGATGTCCTGGCCCAGGGCGTCACCTCTGTCCCCGCCCACCCTGGCCTTCTCCCCGCCAACCCACCGGTCCTGAAGAGCACCAAGCCCCCCACCAAG CATAGAAAGAGCCAGAAGCGGAAGGCAGACACGACCACGCCCACTGCCAATGACCAGCTCAGCGAGTCGTCTCCTGTGTCGATGGAGCCCCGCCCCCGCCGTGAGAGCAGCAGCCGCCCGCCGAAGCAGCCCAAACGGAATCCTGCTCAGCCTGATTCCCAGCACCACCTGGGGTTGGGGGCGGGGGTCACCGGGGATGTGGCGGGGGTCATAGGCGGAGCTCAGACCAGTAGGAGCCCCAAACGTCAG GAGCAGCTCTGGTATTGCGCAGGCCTGGTGAAGGAGATGCTGTCGAAGAAGCACGTGGCATATGGATGGCCCTTCTACAAGCCTGTCGACGCGCGCGCCCTTGGTCTCCACGACTACCATGACATCATCAAAcaccccatggacctggggacCATCAAG AACAAGCTGGACGACAGACAGTACAGGGACGCTCAGGAGTTTGCTGCTGACGTCCGGTTGATGTTCTCTAACTGCTACAAATACAATCCCCCTGACCACGATGTGGTTGCCATGGCACGCAAACTACAG GATGTGTTTGAGATGCGCTTTGCCAAAATGCCGGACGAGCCCGAGGAGACGGCGTCCGTTCCCGCCCCCGCCCCCTCAACCAGACCGGCCCCTCCCCCTGCCCCGCgacctccctcttcctctgacAGCTCCTCCTCGGAATCGGAATCCTCGGAGGGAGGCTCGGAGCACGACAGAGCACAGAGACTGGCTGAACTACAGGAACAG CTCAAAGCTGTTCACGAGCAGCTGGCCGCTCTGTCCACGCCCCAGGCAGCCAAGCccaagaggaaggagagggagaaggagagggagaagaagaaaaaagacaagCACAAGAAGAAGATGGGAGGGGAGGAGCCCCCGGAGGTCCCGCCCCCTGCCGTCCTCCAGCCTGCCAGGAAGAGCAAGAACAGCAAGGAGCCGGAGGCAACGCCTAAAAAGATCAAGAAGACCAG TAAGAGAGAATGGGTGAAGAACAGTCGTCCGGGCGTCGCCCCTCCGCCCACCCCCCTCATCCCCTCAGCCTCATTGGAAGCGGAGGATGACACCG GGGTGGGCGGGGCTGGGGAAAGGTGCCAGCCAATGTCCTACGAGGAGAAGCGCCAGCTCAGCCTGGACATCAACAAGCTGCCCGGCGACAAGCTCGGCCGTGTTGTGCACATCATCCAGTCGCGGGAGCCCTCGCTCAAGAACTCCAACCCTGACGAGATCGAGATAGACTTCGAAACGCTGAAGCCGTCAACACTCCGGGAGCTGGAGAAATACGTCTCGACGAGtctgaggaagaagaagaaaacaCAACCAG TGGAGAAGGCTTTGGAGGTGACCAGCGTGATGAAGATGAAGACCGGCTCTTCATCGGACAGTAGTGACTCCTCCGACAGCGACGATTCTGACTCGG gGCTGGCCCCCAGACAGCAGCAGAAGAAGTCAGCCTCCTCTTCCAAGAGACCGGCCAACCCCAGTGGGAGTCGGGTCACACCCCCCCGACCCCCTTCCTCCGGGACCCAACCGGCGCCCCTGCCCCTCCCCCCGGCGCCTGACACTTCTCTGGACTCCtctttgacctttgaccccttGGCTAGCTTCCTGGCCCCTCACCTGGGCCGGCGGGGCGGGGACACAGATCCTTCCTGTGAGGCACCGGGCGGGGCCGCCGTCGGACCCGCCCACCTCAACCCTGGCAGTGCTCATGCTGCGCACCTGGCCACGCCCTCTGCTGAGGGCACACACCCCTTCTTCAGCCAACACGCTGTCATGGCCTCCCCAG CTCTCCACAATGCTCTCCCCCAGCAGCCGTCCCGCCCCAGCAGTCGAGCAGCCCCCAAACCCCCCCagcctcccccctcctccctgcccCCTTCCTCCACTCCCCCTCCCATCCAGCCTCCCctgcccctctccctccccccttcctcCGCCTCTGCTCCTCCTGCCAACGAACCttgcctccccctctccctcccacagCCCTCACGGCCTCACCTTccttctccccccaccccccacggAATCCTTGGGGTCTCCGCCCAACCTCCTCAAGCCCTGTTCGAGGATGACGAGGAGGCCACGCCCACTAACTCTGAAACTCCTCTGCCGCTGAACCAGATGCAGATGTATATGTtgtccctgcctccctccctgcctccctccctgccccccTCTGTCGATGACCAACCTCAGCCCGCCATGCAGACATTCGCTTCaatgcagcaacaacaacaacaacagagactCATGACACACACGCAACCGCACacgcaaccacacacacagctgaac cagataaacaaacaacaacagataaacaaacaacaacaacagataaACCAACAACACCAACAACAGCAGATTAAACAGCAACTACAGCAGCAGCAACCATCACCACGGAGACAAGCTGATCCTTTCAGTACAG GCCCTCTGAGGAAGAGCCCCTCCCCTTTGATGATGCATTCTCCCCAGATGCCTCAGTTCCAACCAATGGGACAGTCGCCTTCGCAGCCTAGGAGACCA GACCAGAGGGGCTTGTTAGGGGTGAAAGAGGAGAAGCCGCCCCCCTTCAGCCCCCCCCTGAGAAATGACACACCTCAggacaacaaacaca GATCTGATGTGAAGCCATTGGATGGTTCTCGTCCCGGGCCCCGCCTCCCCGAGTCCCTGGCTCCGCCCACCTCCCAGCAGGACAGCAAGCTGAAGCAGGAAGCCAAGACACCCATTGCCCCCAGGAAGAcaccg gaCGTGAAGCTGAAGAACATGGGTTCCTGGGCCAGCTTGGCCCAACGTTCCCAGTCCACCCCGGCCTCTGCCGTCCGTTCCTCCAGCGACAGCTTTGAACAGTTCCGCCGTGCTGccagggagaaggaggagagggagaaacagctGAGAGCCCAGGCAGAGCAGGCCAGGAGAGACCAGGGGAGACTACG TGGCCGTGACGACGAGGAGTCGGTGGAGCAACAAGGGAGGGGACGTGTCCAAGAGGACTCTCGCCGTCGACAGGAGCAACAGTCGCCTCTTACTCCGACACCTCCTGCCTCAACCCCTCCTACCCACTCACCGCAGGCCCCTCCCACCCAGCCACAGGCCACGCCCTCGCCATCTGCCGCTGCACAGAATGCCTTGGACCAGCAGAGGGAGCTGGCGAGACGCCGTGAGCAGGAGAGGCGGAGGAGAGAGGCG ATGGCTGACACCATTGACATTAACTTCCAGAGTGACCTGATGGCCATCTTTGAGGAGAACCTGTTCTGA